In the genome of Balearica regulorum gibbericeps isolate bBalReg1 chromosome 14, bBalReg1.pri, whole genome shotgun sequence, the window CATTTCTAAGGAAAAGTGGGACACTGGAGTACTGGGGACAAGTGGTACAAATCTGCCCACTCTGCTTTTCTCAGGCTGAGCATCTAAAGtgcctggcaaaaaaaaaaattagcttttaatGCAATTGTTTACTTCAAGTCGATATACAGTATTCTTTGAGatgcagaaatttttttaaaaaaccaacaacctgCATTCTAACACAGCCTCCTTGGATATATTTGCACTTTTCAGCCATCAGATTGCCACTGACTCAAGTCTTCACATGCTTCTAACTCACTTCAGCTGAGCTCAAGCCAGTAACTACCAGCaatgatttcttcttcttcccttaaAGTGAGCAGAGGGTCGGCATACAGGATGAAATTAACCCCAGAAGAGATGTTTCTGCATTATTTGGATTTCATACTAATGGCTTTGGATCTATTCAGAAGTCTAATGAAGTTAATGCAACTCTTCAATGAGAATTGAATTAGGCTATGTAATTGAATTAGGCTATATAATGGctggagggctacaaagatgattcCTCTGCCCCAGGGTGAATGTCACCTATGCAGGCTTGTAAGAAATAAGCTTCCACTATTATAAATGGAAGATGACTTCTGTCATCCTCCATGCCCCCAAGGCTTGTGCTCCATGGTTCAAAGCTAGACAGAATTTAAGGCCCatctgtgaaaagcaaaatgtaaaaggaaaagaaaaaatcttatCATACCAGCCAAAGCGATTTGGGTCTTCCACCTTTCCAACAAGTCCCATCTAAAAGTGCTGAGAAAACGTCCCACCTCATGGCTTCACAAGTGTGAGGTTCAAACACATTTACtttgaagtttaaaacaaaaagttggAAAGTCTTTTTTAATTGGCATGCAGCATAAGGAATCAAATACACAGAATGGTATTATACAGAACGACAATTGCATTGTTGCGTTTTCTGGTTATTAGACACTAAATGCTTTTCAAGAATCACAGGCACCCTGAACATGGATATTGCTACTGAATTGACATGTGATTTCAGTTTATAGCATGGGAGCCATAAAGTGGCTAACCCTTCCAACAAGACATCGGCTTTCTTTTGCTCAAGGCGTTTTGCTCTAGCTAAGTTGAGAACAAGGTAATAAGGCATTTGCAAGGGTTTACAAGGCCATGGGGTCCGACAACCAAAGATTCCTCTGTTTCTTTGGTGTCTTGCCTCCAAGCTTTCCACCTTATAAACAACTGCTAATGGCTGGTAAACATCTCTTTATCATCACACTTcactaagaatttttttcaaaaaagtatAATTGCTTTAAGAGTGAAACCAACAAGGATCACATTTCACATCAATTGactattttcaggaaaaaaaaaaaaaaaagaaaaaaaaaagtttcctggATACCACCTCTACACAAAAGCATCCCAGTGAATACACCTGAACAGATGGAACCTGCCACCATATTTCCTTGAAAAGAATCATTTTGCTGCTGGCTGCTAAAACACCCCAACAGATTTATTTactctttgaaataaaacaaaacaaaatacaacaacaaaaaagtaaaccccaaacaaactacatttttacagttttggTCTAGAAGTTACAATGAGGCATTACCCTCTCAGAAACTCATTTTTCCTTGGTAATATCCTCTGATTACATGAGTACTTTGAAGATTAACATGCAGTCAGAGAACATACCCCGTTAGCTATTTGTCCTGAATGAGAGAAGCCAGATCATGTTGACTGATGTGGGAATTACTCCATCCTTTCAATAAGGAAAGGACCAGTGTAATTAGgaaatttttaaacattcatgAAATACCAATGCAAGACATTCTCTCCTCATTCCTTGAACCTTCCTCTTGTCTGATGTTCTTAAAATCCATACCGAATCGAACAAGGAATGCTGAAACAATCACACTCCCCAAAACTTCACAAATGGGACGTGTACCATAACAGAGTATTTCTGCCTATGACACAGGACTTAGACATGTTGAAGTTTGTTGACCATGTTTTTGGAGTACTAGCAAACACTTCAGAGCTGATGTGAACAGCTTGCTTTAAATTGtgacttgatttttaaagagaCCCTGGGAGAGCTTCAACAAGAGCTTCTCTGTGAACCCTTCACGCCTTACGAAGCATGATGCAGTACTAAGCTGGGATTGTGATCTGTGTGTTTAGCTCTTCAACAAAGCTTCATCCAGTTTTGGAGTATTAAAACCTGCCATTGACAAAATACTAGCCAAAGTTTTCTACTGTTCAGTTCGTTGATTAAGGCTTGTCGAGAATATACTCTCTATGTGGAGTCTTGGCATCTTGTAACAGAATGGAGACATTGGTTaggacagcaaagaaacagagtGGTGCTTTAAATCATGAGATCCCCTTGAATAGAATTTGAGGTCACTGGAGAACAGTCAGTCATGACCAACACTTTTATAAGCTCTTTTTGCCAAAATAACCACTATGCTATTTGTAAGGACACCTTGGctttaaataacaaaatcagAGTGATCTCCTCCTACAGTGCCCAGTTAAAGAGCACCAGCATGCCACCCTCCACTCACACAGCTCTTACAAAAGCACACATAATGCTCACAAAAGGCAAGTGCTTCGATACTTTTTGCCCATTGCAAAGACAGATGAAAAGCATCAAGCTCCAGTCAGTTCACCACCCCGGTTATGGTGCTACACCCACCAGCATAAGTCTGCTTTATACTAAACAGAGAGTGCCGAGCCCACACAGCAGTTTTGCGACACCTGCTAAAGACTAGCTTCAGTATAAAATTCATATCATTTGTGATTGATACCTGATCTGACACAGAGATAAGAGACTGATGTCTTAAGCCATTGTTTCACCTACCGTCACTGAGCCTTGAATACAAGGGAAATACCATAAGTCAATTAAACAAGCATTTCTACCAACACGATCAAACCCAGCAAATAAGCTGTATTTGCCTTAATACCATATTCTGAGGAAACGCAgaagtttttaaatgcttacagACAATTAATTAGTGAGTTCTTAAATcaaaggaattagaaaaagAGATTGCAGAGTTGTTTGGCATTCATGTTGGaagggggcaggaggaaaaatggtgaaaaaagaaaaatcaatttcagACTAGTCAAGTAGTGTTCACTGTAGTATATTTGGTGAGCTGGAGCATCCGTAGAAGTTTGGGACTTGAAGCACTGAATCAAAGCAAGACAGAGCATGTGTAGGTGGGGAGCAAGCTTCAGACAAACTTCTGACCCATGGACCTCAATAATGAATTTTATCTCTGCCACTATTCCAGTCCTGTGCCAAGAAAAACTGCATGGTGGTTTGTGATGCAGCctgaattcagtgaaaaaaatccatttgtgaTCTGAATTGCACTGAGATGCAGATTTCCAGAAACGGTTTAAAACACCAAGTTGACGAACTCCACAGTCCTACAGGTTTACGTGGTTTCCCCATCATCCTCATTTCTTTATTCCAATGCGACTTTGAAATGAGGGGAAGAAGTCTTCAGAAACATGCAGGGTGCATGTTTTCAAACACTCCTGATAagaatgtctgtatttttttctgtcatccagacttactgcatttaaaaaaaaatttacaacaTACTTCAACAGTTTTTATATACCTAAAATGCACAATACCATCTGTTCCTTCAAGGTCTCTCTTACTCCAAGTCTTGTTAATCTTCATTCTAGTTGCTTGCTACCTTCTGATTTCTGGTCCAGCCTGCTCTTGTTGTTCTTCACCATATAGATGAAATACGCAAGCGTCTCTTTCTCATTCACAGGAATATTCCTGAAGTGACGACTGACAGTCTAGAAGGACAACATGtaaagagacagaaattctgaaattaaaaagtagaaataatcAGAACAGGGTTTCTCTTCACTTTCCAAAAAAGATTTTATGGTCACTAAATGTAATATTCTTTTAGTCAAACATGCACTGATTCAAACTGTCAAAGTCCTCATTTACGTCTCTCTCTCTTTACATCTGGAATGTGTATATGAACATAGCATAGCCTTGCTATATCAGCAGTATTTGCAGCCAACCTACAAGTGGAATTTGGAAACCAGAATGTCCTCCTGCCAAAGCAGCATAGCCTCTCCTAAGCGGCATTTCACGCTGAGATTATTTGGAGAGCAAGTTTTCCCGGCATCTCAGTATTTTAAAGGAGAGTgtcagaaatactgaaacattttgctaTGTGAACCAGACGTAGCAAagtccaaaggaaaacacactGGATAAGTTTTCACTGGAAGGAACACCAGAAGATTTGCAATGGGAGGGTCAGGATTTGGTTAGGGCTGCTCCTCTCTGACACTAGCATAAGCCTTGAACCATTAGCtgctttttcctcagaaaaggaATGTAGAAAACACGATGGAGCTGGATGAGATCCGCTTCTCATATGCAAGAAGCTCTTTTTTGGTACCCAACATGGCTCCAGAACTGGATGTTGATGCAGGTTGAGCAATAAGTCACTCCAAGAAGATTTATGGAAGTTTGAGTTTTCCTTACGGTGGGGTAGCAGCAGGAGTCTAAGAGCCTCAGGCAGCAGTGATTCAAGCATGGGAGCTGGACGAGGATCCAGCGTAGGGTCAAAGCTGCTCAGACTTCACAGGAAATCTGGGAAGTGTGTGATAACTTTAAGTTAGGCTCCCTTTATTTTCCACTTGCACagtagtttgggtttttttctttttttttttttcctcctgggcACATTCATGGTAAATTGCCTAAGCAAGTGGTCCTTCATGGCAGGAGGTAGCTGAGAGACTATGAACTGGTTAGTTAGAACATGACAAATAGGAACTACTAATGAGGACATACACCCACCCTGCTTTGTTCACCTTACTCCTACATGCACTACACGCTCTTTATATTCTGTATATGCATTCCCTAGTTGACTTTGAAAGAGAGCAAGACAGtgtcttgctgtgttttttggTCTGCTGACTGTtgttctttaaagcaaaagcaaaacagagagtTTTGGGCAGCCAGTTGTGAAAGTCTCGGCTTACAAAACCAATCTCATTACCATTCAGTAACTGCTACAGTTTTTTCAAGTTTAGAGAAGACTTTCCCACAGAATGCCTTCAGATCAAGTCAGgaaagagagcagagcagatgcACACGAGGCACAACTAGCCCTAATAATAAAGAGTTACAGAGAGTTCTTTCTTATCAAGTACCCCATATGGTGAGAAAGCAGCAGTAGAGGCTCTTAAGGAAAGGGCCTTTTATTGACTTAACACTGAATCATAAGACATCCAGGACAAGGGAGGGAAATAAGGAATCTGAAGTCATGGTCAGTGATTTTGCCTTTCATAAGAAGCAATTCCAACCAGTTCAAGTGCCTGTAAGGAAAGAAATCTAACAGGGGCACTTAAGGTGACTAGTAGTGTGTAAGTCTGAGTTTCAGTACAACAGCCATCTTCAGCCACTGGAAGCTAGGTTCTGATTCTGCTCCCTAAAGGTAACGGATTGTGACCATgagcaaggagggaaaggaagtaGAGAAAAGCGAGTTACTAAAACATGCTTTCAAGGCCAGCTTCCATGTATTCCATGGCTTTCTCAggtgaaagaaaacacacaatttttttgttggCGTCATCCCTTGAAATGTTTGCAGAGCATACAGCACACACTAGCGAGAGAGTCACTACAGGTATTAGTGTCCAAGAAATGTGCACTTCAGCAGAGGACataaaaagttttttaataACAGAGATGATACTACCTCTGTCATCACTTACTTCTGCTAACTGAGCCTTGTTGAGTCCAGGCCTAGTCTGCAACTTATAATGTCTCTTGTAACGTCGCAGAGTATTCACTTGGAGCTGGAACAAGTCAACCTGGAAGTgatggagagaagaggggaTGAGTGCTACCTTTAGCTTCTATTAGGCAGAAATGTAGAGTTatctaaaaataacaatttcttcCTCAACAGGACTGCTCCTTGCCTGCATTCAGAACCACATCGACTTGTCTTACTGACAAATCtaagtatattttatatttgttaatGCTAAAGGACCAAAATAGCCTCAgggaaatacaaaattttgttCTGGTTCACATGCTGTCAACAGAATTGCTGGCCAATTTCTGCTCTCAATTACACCTCTGCAACCTCCAAGCAAAGGGGAACCTTTTGTTCCCAGAAGGTTTAAAAAGCTCACACATGAAATACCAATTTAGCAGGCACTGAACAAATGGCTTGTGACATAAAACAGAGTacagagacagagaagaaatgaaattcaaatacTTCAAGGGGAAGCGCACTGTTTAAAAGcaagggtggtggtgggagaggttacaggaaggaagatgaagatCATGTGGAAAATGCCATGtttcaaagacaaaaggaaTCTCTGCTGAAAACCAAGAGGAAAACGACATTAAAACTGACACACTGCAGAGTTGCCTGTTCAGTTAGGTGATGTGCATCCCTCAGTTTTTAACCATCAAATACCCTGCATGCTCTACAGCTCTAACACTGTTAGATGCCAGCTGGGTCTTCACCAATCATCCTGGCAACTAACTTAGAGCCCGTATGGGAAAGTTTTGACAGAGAACAAAATGGAATGGAAACACAAACAGCTACAACAAAAGGTCTAACATCCTtaaaacaaacgaacaaaaaacTTGCTACTCTTTCAACACCTCCACACAGGAGGTGTGCGGACACAGCTTTGCAGTCAAGACACAGCTTTGCAGTCAAAACGATTCTTGGTgccttttttccagaaataaaatactttttgccAATACGTGTGGCATTTCCAGCAGAGGGCTCTGCTGACGTGGCCAGAGCTCAGCTCCTCCACGAACATCACCTCTGCACAACTTTTTGCAGTGTCAACAGTACCAGAAACATCatcaaagcaaatacagaacaCAATGGCACAGACAAGAGATTATTCTAGAGttttgtaacacagaaaaaccaaaacaaaaccacaaaacaggCCCATTTCCTGAATATAAAAAGATGTTATGAATTATTTGAAGGTCGTTTTAAATAATACCAAAATACTAAATATACCAAGATCTGGAGAAGCTTAACATCCCTGGATATCACATGCCCAGAGACAGAGAGACTGACCTATTGGATTCTCTAGTGTATTTGCAAAACGATGCATGCTAGGTAAGAAAGAACTGTATCGGGGCCTCAGTCACCACTgcaaataacttatttttacctttaaaaaaagaattagtatCAAATACTGTTTTAACAGCTCTCTGTTTGGAAGCAGCACGTACATGAAGCTCTGCGGTTACCTTATCATACCTCTTTTCATAGAAAACTTTACCTAGGGAAATAATTCATAcaggaatgaagaagaaaatgaggacattacatatcagaaaaaaagtctttctggaAAAGGAGAATAACTCCACAGCAGTTTCAGTGGAGttgcaatttaaaatgtaaatatttcctgATACATGAAAACATCCAAGTCAAAATTCAACATGCTCAAAACTGGTAAATCATCCTACACCCACTTGGCACCCACTAACCTCCGGGACATCCGTTTCGTGCTCAGGAGAGTCACCTCCATCATCACttgtcttcctctttcttttgtttcgGACACTTTGAATGAAGTTCTTATGAAAATCACAAATATACAGATGTCTCACCTAAGAATCAGAAGTGGTGAAGAAGCAATCAGAACAGGTACTGTAGAAACAGCATTCAACAGCAGCTGCTTAGACACCAGTATTAGAGCATGCATCCCTCATGACTGGCATGACATTAAGGAATTTCTAATCTTAAACTCCAGGACTGATATCGTACTCTTGAGTTAGAGATAATTTACATTACAAAGACTaaaggcaaggaaaaggaaggactCAAGAGCTCCAGCTGAACCTGAGACTCTGCagataatatatatattttttatggTTGCAATcacatgtcagaaaaaaataggtaattgtCTGGGGGAAGTGCATTTGCTTCGGGACTTACTTCCAGGTAACTATCGAGAAAAACATCATTCTGTTCCGCTCTTGTGAGTTTTCTGGTTTAAATACAGTACATGAGATTATTAATGCAAGTATTTCAATATGTAGATCAAGCAAAAGTTGGCTAATTACCTcaattaaaacaagcaaaccaaaagcaaaaatctcTTTCCTATAGGTCTGCCATGGAACCCCCTTTTCAACATATCTTATCTCACTAGAACTAGCATGTATACAACAAAGGACCACAAATGATCAGAATTATTTGATACCTGTAAGGCAAAAATGTCTTCAGGTGACACAGGCATCCTACATTTGAAATGACTTTATGCAGCCCGCTTCATACCTTCCCTTCATTTTGAGTTCATTAGTCTGATTTCCTCTTTCTATTTCTAAAGCCTTACATCTGTCAACAAAGAATCAtctctaaaatgaaagaaatgactATACCACCAGACAAATCTGCTGAGGACTACAACCAGGAGAAATACGCTGTTTTTTAATAAGACTGTATTTCAAATTGAGTCACTCTCTTCCTGTGATATGATGTATTTTGGGAAAGGAACCTAACCAACCGGGGAAGCTGCCAAACAGACTGACTCAAaacatcacctttttttttttggtttgtttctaatGGTTTTAATCTTCAAAGATGAGGCAAGAACAGCACGCAGAGCAGAATTTCATTAACCAAGTCACTTCTGAGAAATTCCTTCTGTAATCTTGGCGGGCTACTCTGGTCTACCTATTTCTCTACTCGGCAAACGACCGGTTTCTCTCTTGAGCTGACAGCTGTCACTTAACGTCATTGAGCGGTCAGCAGCAAATTGAGCTGTTTAGTGCTGACCAGCGAACAAGCGCACGAGTGCTCCGTTTAAGGGGCCGCACAGCTCACCTTTCGAGTTAGGTGCAATAGTTCATTTTTAACAATCTGCTTCGCTAGAACACGAATTcttaccaattaaaaaaataacgTCAGTGACACCTAACTGAAACAGCAACCCATATTGTTGATTTAACCTAGCAGCATCAGCGGTTTtcaaaaggaaactgaaattaaaatagcaCTATTGCCTCCGAAGCAAAGACGGCTCCGCTCCTTTGCTCCCCCTGAACATCAGCTGCTCCCCACCGCATGAGAGCTTTCCTCCCAAACACGGTTTTTAGTGCTGCTTCATTAACCCTCACGAGATAATCAGTGCCACGAGGAAAAGCCGCATCTTTACCCAGGCATGTTCTTCTCTTACCCTGGCGCAGTAACACCGAAAATGGGAAACCGCGATCCGGAGGAGCCGAGTTTGCAACACAAAGCATCGCTCTTCGCAcccccctctccccgcagcTCTGGGGGTTAAGCGAACTCCCCAAGGCAACCGCAAAGCTCGACTCCCCGGGGGGGGGATAAGCAACTTTCCGCCGCCCGCGGCGCAGGGAGCGCGGCCTCCCCGGGCAGGGACCGCAGTGCGGTGGCCGGGCTGGGGACGGCAAGGCGCGCCCGGCCGGCgcctcggggagggggggggtggtggtgggtgggcTCGGAGGCGGCGGGCAGGACCAGCGGAGGCCGCAACTCACACTTTTGTCGATGTCCAGCTTCAGCTTCTTCTGCGAGATGCTCTTCTGGATCCTCTTGCTGAAGGACGCGTTGCCGGCGGGGCGCACGCAGCGGTCCCCGTCGTCGatgaggcagcagctctggccgTAAAAGGGGGCGGCGGGAGGCCCATCCCGGCTGTCCTCCTCGGTGCTGAAACCATTCATCGCCCACCTGCCCGCCCCTCACCCCGCCCGGGGAGCCGAGAACCGGGGAAACAGCCGCCGTGGCCACCGCCGCCGGGCCGCCCCGCGCTCTCGGGGGGACCCCGCCGCCCGGCGCCCCCCGCGGGGGCCCCCCACTCTCGCAGGGGCCCCCTTAAGGGGGGACCCCCCTCAGCGCCGGCGGAAGGGGCCGCGCCGCCGGGagggccgcccgccgccgcccctcaGCGGTGACCGCggaggccgggccgggccccccaagcgccgccgcccgcggggGAGCCGGGACCCCGCAcgcaccacacacacacacacatacacacacacactcacacacacacaaaaccgCCTCCCCGGCAGCGGAAGTCCCTCCCCCTCGCTTACAGCCGGGGCGCTAGTTGGACGGACGGGGAGAGGGGCGGGGAGCGCTGCCGTCGCTCCGCTCGCCTATTGGTGGGAGGCGCTGCCAGTCTGTGGCCACAGCCCGGCCCCGGCTAGTCTCCGCGTTCGCACGGCAGCCGGAAGGTCGCCGGGAGAGAGGCGCGCGAGCGCGGGGGGGCCGCGCGCCGTTGCCAGGGCACcgcagtgccccccccccccttccccccggGCACTGACAGGGAGCGGAGAGTCCCGCGGTCCCCTCAGCCGCCCCGGCGGGCCGCCGCTGTCTTCCTGCGAGAAGGGCTGAGCAAACTCGGCCTCTCCCTTCGCCCCGGGCGCTGCTGGAGCGGGTGCTCGGCCTTGTCCCTCGGGGAGGAGGCGGAAAGCGTCCCCGGCCTCGCCAGCCTTGGGGCTAGCTCTGCTCCCCCGGGACCGGCGCAGGGAAACACACGCCTCCCGCCGCGGCACTCGCCCGCCTCAGCCGCTGGAGCACGGGCTTTAACCCGGGTTTCTCCAAGCGACCGAAGCTGAACCGGCATCGCTCTGATAACAGCGCGAAAGACAAGCGAAGGGCCGGGCTGAACCGGCAGCTCTCGCCCAGGCCCTTGTACATAACTCGTGTCGACATGTTCCACAAGTGCCTCTTCTTGGCTACACCACCACCCGGGGCTCCTGCCATCGTGCAGTGAGGGGTTCCTGGTTGAATACTATTCaaaatgatggattttttttactaattacAAGGCAGGGATAGTCCCAGGTCCAATCTGACTGaaagctttgcatttctttcatctttagggggaaaaaaaaaaaaaagtaaaatgggAGAGGGATGGAAAGACTTTCCTACTGATCTGTACAGAAAAGATGTTACTTCTGGAAATGCCATCACCTCTGTAATACCAGACAGCATATGCTATTGTCAAAGGTGTGTGGGCAGCTGTAAATGGAAAATGATTTCATCTTCCTCAAGAAAAGACTttgcacaaacagaaaaaaggttcTATAGACTAAAATTACTTCAAAGTCTGAAATCTCACACGTGGAACAATGTGTGTTAGCACGGGATGAACTCTGCTGAATCCCACACGATGCCCTCGCAGGAAGGAGACTCCTCAGATCAGCCTGCTCCACCGTAACACTGACACAGGCGTCTTCCAGCCTGTTCTGCCTGCTCCCCGCAAGACATCTGGGAAACACTAAAATACGTGTTTTCCAGGCAGTCCTTGCAATACCAAACATGTCTCAGAGTAATTCTGGAGGGCAGGGACTTAATGCTCTTCCTCAATAGTTCTGCCTCTTGTCTTAGTTTATTGCCGGTGCACTCAGGCAATTAGTAATTCCTGTTTGTCCGTGTGACTACTAGAGAACCACAGTGCACTCCCTGGGGACGCTGCTCCCAGAAGGCAGCCACTCCGATGGGAAAGTGGTGGAAACAAATTACTTTACCCACAGAACATCAAGCAGTTAGTAAAGAaggaagagatttaaaaaagcaagatgtTACTGCTTATAAAAGCCCCTGGCCAGATTGCCTGGGATCTGCCTGCCTGAAGTAATATTCTCCTGGCAAAAAACATACTAATATTCCCTTCTTTTGGGGAAAGTGAAAACACCGGAAGGCTGACAGTGATCTCAGAGCTCCCTACAGCAAGCTTTCTAGGTTTATCCtaacattacaaataaaaatcaaatggcAGGCTGAGGAAATCTTGCAGAAGGACATTGGGGAAGCTGAAAGCACAGGGACAGATCATAATAGCAACAAGCAAGTACATAAATGGGAACATGATCATAACAGGTAGGACTTCCTCCTGTCCCTGTGAGGATTCTGCAGGTTCTCCCTGGACTGTTCTATGGGAAgctgggagaggctggagaaacaGGCACCGTCAGTGCCAGAACAGGTTGGTACTTACCAGCAGATCCTATTTCATCTTTGGCTGCAAACTCTCATCCCATCTCATCTCATTCATgcaaattaaaagattttaactTGCTTTGCAATGCctacta includes:
- the SAP30L gene encoding histone deacetylase complex subunit SAP30L isoform X1, with protein sequence MNGFSTEEDSRDGPPAAPFYGQSCCLIDDGDRCVRPAGNASFSKRIQKSISQKKLKLDIDKSVRHLYICDFHKNFIQSVRNKRKRKTSDDGGDSPEHETDVPEVDLFQLQVNTLRRYKRHYKLQTRPGLNKAQLAETVSRHFRNIPVNEKETLAYFIYMVKNNKSRLDQKSEGSKQLE
- the SAP30L gene encoding histone deacetylase complex subunit SAP30L isoform X2, whose translation is MNGFSTEEDSRDGPPAAPFYGQSCCLIDDGDRCVRPAGNASFSKRIQKSISQKKLKLDIDKSVRHLYICDFHKNFIQSVRNKRKRKTSDDGGDSPEHETDVPEVDLFQLQVNTLRRYKRHYKLQTRPGLNKAQLAENFCLFTCCPSRLSVVTSGIFL